CGATATCCGCCATGGCGATCTTTGTCGGCCTGGGCCTCGGTCTGGCGTTGCCGTTCGTTCTGTTGTGCCTGTTCCCGGCACTGCTGCGGCGCTTGCCGCAACCCGGTCCGTGGATGGAAACCCTGCGTCAGTTTCTCGCTTTTCCGCTTTACGCCACCGTGATCTGGCTGCTGTGGGTGCTGGGGCGTCTGGTGGGGGACGATGGCTGGCTGCTGGGCGCTCTTGTGCTGCTGGCGGTGGTGTTCGCCCTGTGGCTGGCGCAGCATCTGCACCGGTTCGGCAAGTTGTTTGCCTGGTGCGCGGTTCTGGCGGTTATCGTTATGGGGTTGTTCGCGGCTAATTCGCTGCAGGATCGACCTGCGCCGGCAGCGTCCGCTGTTGCCGGGGAAGGGTGGCAGCCCTATGACAAAGCCGCGATCGACGGCGCACTGGCGCGGGGGCAGGGCGTGTTTATCGATTACACCGCGGCTTGGTGTATCACCTGTCAGGTGAACAAGAAACTGGTGCTGGATACCGACGAGATTACCGCACTGTTTGCGAGCAATGATGTCTATCTTGTGCGGGCGGACTGGACGGATCAGGACCCGGCGATTACCGCCGCGCTTTCCGCGCTCGGGCGCAACTCCGTTCCGGTGTACGCCTGGTATGCCCCGGGTCGCAAAACACCGGTGCTGCTGCCACAGATTTTACAGGCGAGCATGATCGAGGCGCTGTTTGCCGGCGAGTCAGGCTCTCAACACTAGAGGAAAAGGAAAGAGGGAATTCGACATGAATGGGAATCAGATCCGAGGGAATCGGTACCGTAAAAACCTGCGCAATACCGCTTGTGCATTTTTAATGGCGCTCCCAACCCTGGTGATGGCCGCCGCCACTCCCGGTGATAAAGCGCCGGATTTTTCCGAGGTGGACGCGGCCGGCAAAACCCACAGCCTGGCGGATTATGCCGGTGAGTGGCTGGTGGTCGAGTGGTTCAACAAAGACTGCCCCTATGTGAAAAAGCACTACGGCAGCGGCAATATGCAGGCGCTGCAGAAAAAATACACCGACGCGGATATCAACTGGCTGACGGTGATCTCCTCCGCCAAGGGCAAGCAGGGATACCTGGAACCGGCCGAGGCCCTGGAAGTCGCAAAGAGTCATAACCTGAACGCCAGCGCGCCTTTTCTGCTCGATGCCGATGGCAGCATGGGCCGCGCTTACGGTGCCAAGACCACGCCACATATGTTCATTATCAACCCGCAGGGGCAGGTGGTGTACGCCGGCGCCATTGATGACAATGACTCCGCCAACCCCGCGGTAATTCCGGATTCCAATAACTACGTCGCCGCCGCACTGGATGCATCACTGGCGGGCAAAGCGGTGGACACGGCTTCGTCCCGTGCCTATGGCTGCAGTGTGAAATACTGATCGCCGGCAAGTTGCCTGACCCTGTCTCCCGGGGTCGGGTGGCCATCACCATCTCCTTTGTATCTCTCGTATTTTCCCGCTATCCGCGTCCCGTCACTTCCTTCTGATTTCTCGTCCCGCCGCAATCCATGGTCGCCAGGTTTACATTTGTGGTCAGGCCAAATATATTGGTGCGCTCGATGAATGAGTTGAATTGCCTGCCATAATTGTCATTATGACAATCGTGATTCCGTATCACTCAGGCGATATTTCAGCGGTAGGCACCGCAAAATAAGAATGGAATGGCGCAGAAGTATGACCATGAATGTAAACGTTTTCATTGTTGCCCTGGCATTGGTCCTGGCCGCGGGGCGTGTTTTCGCCACACCTGTTCCCGAAGATCTCAGCTGGGCCGAGCGCGTGGCGCTGTCGGACATGCAGCGCAATCCAGAGCCCTGGCAGATCGATTTCCGCGAAACGCCCAAGTGGAACTATACCCACGGTCTGATGATGACCGCCTACCAGCGACTGTATGAATCCACCGGCGATCAGCGCTATGTGGACTACCTCCGTAAATACGCCGATACCCTGATCGATGCCGACGGCAATATCGCCACCTATAAACTGGAAAACTACAACATCGACCACCTGACGCCTGGCCGCATGCTGCTGTTCCTGCAGCAGTTCAGCCCGAAGCCCCGTTACCAGAAGGCCCTGGACACGCTGGTCTCTCAACTGGAAGGGCAGCCGCGAACCCGCGAGGGCGGCTTCTGGCACAAACAGCGCTACCCGCACCAGATGTGGCTGGATGGCCTTTACATGGGCGCGCCGTTTTATGCCCAGTACCTGAGCAGTACCGATGCGGACGCAGCCGCATTTGACGATGTACAGAGCCAGTTCGACCTGGTAATGCAGCACCATATCGACCCGGACACCGGTCTGCCCTACCACGCCTGGGATGAGAGTCGCCAACAGCAATGGGCGAACCCGCAGACCGGGGTATCACCGAATTTCTGGTCGCGCTCCATTGGCTGGTACGTGATGGCCCTGGTCGATGCTATTGAATATTTTCCCGAAGACCACAACGGCCGCCAGGTCCTTTCCGGATACCTGCAACAGGTGCTGGATGCGGCGCTGAAATTCCGCGATGAAAAAACCAAACTCTGGTATCAGGTAACGGATCAGGGCCGGCGGGAAGGAAATTATCTGGAGGCTACCGGTAGTGTGATGTTCGTGTATGCCATGGCGAAGGGTGCCAACCGCGGTTACCTGCCGCCACGCTATAGGGTGCTGGCAGAAGAAAGTTATAACGGCCTGATGGGAAACCTTATCCGCATCGACGGTGATGATCGAGAAATTCATTTGACCAGTAATTGTGCTGTTGCCGGGCTCGGTGGAACCCCCTACCGGGATGGTTCTTACGAGTACTACATCAGCGAGCCGGTGCGGGACAACGATCCCAAAGGCATAGGCCCGTTTATTCTCGCGAGCCTGGAACTGAATAAATAAAACGATAGAAAGACGGAGAGAGACGGATGAAAAAATTGCGGAGTACACCGTTGACGTGGTGTGCGAGCTTGCTGGCGATGACCGTGGGTATGGTGGGGTGTGACCAGCCGGCGGTGGAAAACAGCCAGCCGGTGAGTATAGATACACTGGCGAAAACCGCCGCTCTGTGGCAGGCGGACCTGGGCAACGGCCGCTACCAGAACCCGATCCTGTACGCGGATTATTCCGACCCGGACGTAGTGGCGGTGGGTGACGATTTTTATATGACCGCGTCCAGTTTCAATGCCTCCCCGGGCCTGCCGTTGCTGCACTCCACCGACATGGTGAACTGGGAACTGATCGATTACGTGGTGGACAAGAATGTGCCCGCGGAAACCTTTGCCAAACCGCAACACGGCAATGGTATCTGGGCGCCGAATATCCGGTACCACGACGACAAGCTGTGGATCTTCTTCCCCGATCCGGACCACGGCATTTACATGACCAACACCGTTGACCCCAAACAGGGTTGGAGCGAACCAAAACTGATTCTACCCGGCAAAGGCATTATCGATCCCACCCCACTGTGGGATGACGATGGCCAGGCCTACCTGCTGCACGGCTGGGCAAAAAGTCGTTCTGGCAAAAACAATATCCTCACGCTGCACAAAATGAACGCCGAAGGCACTGAAGTGGAAGCGGAAGGCGAAGTGGTGATCAATGGCCATGAACTCGAAGGCTACCGCACGTTAGAGGGACCTAAGTTCTACAAGCGCGGCGAGTACTACTACGTGTTCGCCCCTGCTGGCGGTGTGCCCGTGGGCTGGCAGTCGGTATTTCGCGCCAAAAATATTTACGGTCCCTACGAAGACCGCATCGTGATGGAGCAGGGCGACAGTATCACCAACGGCCCACACCAGGGCGCCTGGGTACACACGCCCGCCGGTGAAGACTGGTTTGTGCACTTCCAGGCGCGCGGTCCCTACGGCCGTATCGTGCATCTGCAGCCGATGCAGTGGAAAGACGGCTGGCCGGTAATCGGTGTGGATAAAGATGGCGATGGTGTGGGCAACCCGGTGACAAGTTACCGCAAGCCGGAAGTTAGTAAACCGAGCCCGGTAAAAGCCCTGCCGTTTGAAGACGACTTCTCCGCTGACGAGCTGGCGCTGCAGTGGCAGTGGAATGCCAACTACGACAACAGCTGGTATTCGTTGAGCCAGCGGGAAGGGTATCTGCGTTTGTTCGCGCAACAGAACGTGGACCCGGATACCGATAATCTTTGGATGCAGCCGTCACTGTTGCTACAGAAACTGCCGGCACCGGAATTTATTCTGCAGACCACGTTGGAAATCCCGGAAACACTCGGCGAAGCGGAAGGTGGCCTGCTGATGTTTGGTGAAGATTACGCCTGGATTGGTTTCCGCAACCTGCCGGGTACCGGAGAGGTGGAAATCGGGGAAGTGAGCTGCCGCGATGCGCGCAAGGGCTGCAGTGAACATTTCGAGCCTCACACCCGGGTCAAAGCCGGTGCGCTGACCCTGCGCATGACCGTGGGCCAGGGCGGCCAGACGGTGTTCAGCTACCAGAAAGAAAACGGTCGCTTCCGCGGGTTGGGTGAATTGTTCCAGTCCCGTCCCGGACGCTGGGTGGGCGCCAAGGTCGGGTTGTTTGTGCGCACCGATGACGCGGCGCGGGTGAGTGCGGAAAACTATATCGACGTAAAAGATTTCCGCTTTATCCAGCCGGCGGGTTGAAGATCGAGGTGAGGTAAAAAAGGGCTCCATAGCGGAGCCCTTTTTCGTCTGTGTTGAACAAGTTTTACCAAATCGTCAAGGGGTATAAATATCCGGCCACGGATAGGAAGTTACCTCACTGCCAATATAAAAACTCGGATGCGGCGGCTGGTTGTAGGCGCTGTTCTGCCAGGCGATGGCGGCGCGGTATTGCGGGTCGTGCATCAGGGTGGGAATGCGCAGTTCCGTAACATACGGCGTGGCGTAAATACGCAGGGCGGAACTGTCGCTGGTGGCCCAGATGACTTCCTCGCGCCAGTCGCCGAACAGGTCGGCGGACAGGGACGGTGTGGCTTTGGTGCTGTTGTTGGACACCACATTGGCGCCGGTGAGCAAGCGTGCGGACGGTTCGTATTTGTCGATGTGAGTACCGTCCAGCAGTTCGCGTTCACCGTCCCCGTCCCACCAGATCAGGAAATTGGTAGAGCCGGGTTTGGAGGCGACGCTGGTACCGCTGGCATTCAGCAGTCCACTGACCCGCGAAGACCAGTATTCACCGCCGGGATTACCGGCCCACACGTTGCCGGCCACTGCGCGGCCGTTGTCGCCATTGGCCGGGGTCTGGAAAATCACCGAGCCGGTACTGCCGTCGATCAAACGCGACGAGGGCTGGTCGCTGTGTTCGGCGGGCATGAAGACTTCCTGGCCGAGACGGCTGGGCACAAAATCGCTCACGTGCAGCGCGTCGCCATGGTACATGCGGGTGTTCCACAGAGGTTGTCCATTGGAGCCGATGGCCATGGCGCCGAACACGATATCCTGGCGACCGTCGCCATCCAGATCGGCGATGGACAGACTGTGGGCGCCCTGTCCCTCGTATTCGTTGCCGGCCTGGTTGGAGTCGAATATCCAGCGGGTGGAGAGATTCTGGCCATCAAAATCCACCGCCCAGATCACTGTGCGGGTGTAGTAGCCGCGGGAGAAAATCAGGCTGGGCGTCGAGCCGTCCAGCCAGGCGGTGCCGGCGAGGAAACGGTCGACGCGGTTGCCGTAACTGTCGCCCCAACTGCTAACGCTACCGCGCGCCGGCTGGTAGTCGACAGTATCGATGGCGGCACCGGTGAGGCCGTCAAAAATGGTGAGGAACTCCGGGCCGGAGAGGATATAGCCGGAGGAATTGCGGTAGTCCGCGCTCGCACTGCCAATCACATTGCCGTTGCCGTCCACGGTGCCATCGGCGGTTTTCATCGCCACTTCCGCACGGCCGTCACCGTTGTAGTCGTAGGCCTGGAACTGGGTGTAGTGGGCGCCGGCGCGGATATTGCGACCGAGGTCGATGCGCCACAGGCGTTCGCCATTCAGGCGATAGGCATCGATGTAGACATTGCCGGTAATGCCGCTCTGGGAGTTGTCGCGGGAGTTGCTCGGGTCCCATTTCACGATCAACTCGTACTGGCCGTCGCCGGTGAGGTCGGCGGCGCTGGCGTCGTTGGCGGAATAGGTGTAATCGGAACCGGCCGCCGGACGCTGCAGGGGCACGTCAAAATAGCCGCTGCCGTTGAACACCACTTCTGCCGGTGCCGGCGCACCCTCGCTGCCATTGGTGATGGGACGCACCGAATACTGGGCGCTGGCAGATGCGCCGCTGTCCAGATAGTTGCTCGCCCCTGTGATGGTGGCGCTGTTGATCTTCTGGCCGTCGCGATAGAGGTTGAAGGCCACACTCGGATCGTCGTTACCGAGAATGCGCCAGCTCACCAGGTTGCCACTGCCGGTGGGCACCACCGTGACACCGCGAGTCAGGCTTTCCATCCGGTAGGTGCCACTACCACTGGATACGCATGTCCCGGCGTTGGGGGCATCGCCGGTCACGGTAAGCGCATCGATATTGGCGAGGCCGCTATCGCTGCTGGCCACTAGCTCCACGGTATTTTCCCCGGCTTGCAGGGACGCCACGGCACTGGCCTGGCTCCAGCTGGTCCAGCCGCCGGTAGTGGGGAAGTCCACGCTGGCTAGGTCGGCGCCGTTAACGCGCACACCGGCGGGGCGAGCGGCGCTGCCGCCGTTGGCGAAGCGCCAGTCCAGCAGGTAATCGCTGCTGGAGGCCGCATTCACACTCCAGCGAATGCGCGTGCCATTGAGGTTGTCTGTGTTGGCAAAGCCGTCGCCGGTAAACCCGGCATTGTTGCTGTCGACACTGCCGTCCACACCACAGAATCCTGCAGCGTTTTCCTGCAGGGTGATCGCATTGCCACCGCTGGAAGAACTGCCGGACGAGGAACTGGCGCCACTGCTACTCGAGGAAGAGCTTGAGGAGCTGCCACCGGACGAGCTGCTTGAAGAGGACGAGCTCGAGGAATTGCCGCCATTGCACGGTGTACCGTTGAGGGTAAAGGTGCCGGGCACCTGCGCCGGTGGCGCGGCGTCGCTCAGCTGAATGCCAAATTGATGGGTGGCACCGGGGGCGATGGTGCCGTTCCAGTGATTCGCCGTATTGGCGGCACTGATGTGGGTGCCACTTTGGGTGATGGTGGCGTTCCAGCCGCCACTGTGCGTTTCACCTGCACCAACGTCCCATTCCAATGCCCAGCCGGCGATGGGGCTGCTGCCGGTATTGGTGATGCCAACGTTGACCTGATAGGCGCCGTTCCAGTCGCTGATGGGGTAATCCACATCGCAGGAGATGGTTTCCTGCGATTGCGCCTGAAGGGGTAACAGCCAGCCGCAGGCGGCAAGCGCAGCCCAGAAACGGACACGGAGAAATTCAGTTTCCTGGTTCATGGTTTTTAGTCTCTCGTCATTTTGCTTTTATTCGTTTTTTTGTTTTTTGCTGCGCGTGTGCGGAGGGCAGCGGTGGTTGCGAGCCGGAACTGCGGTGAATACGACAATGTGTTCACAACAGTTCCGGCGCTAAACAACTACAACAATCAGTTGCCGCTGCAGGTGGGCAGGGCGAAATTCCCGTTGTGGCCGCCCTGGAAACCAAGCACGGTGGAACCACCCGGCTGCAGTCCGCCGTTCCAGGGCGCATTGGAAATGGTTACCACACGGCCGTCGGAGGACAGGCTGAATACGCCGCTCCAGCCGTTCACCAACGTAATCGGGTCGGCAAAGGTGAGTTCGATTTCCCAGCTCTGGATCGCTTCGCTGCCGTCGTTGGTGACGGTGATATTGTTCAGTACGAAGCCGGTATTCCAGGTGTCTGCGCTGATGGCTTCACAAGAGACTCCACCGCCTTCTCCACCACCGGTGGATACCGCCTCCACGGAAATGGAAATACTGTCACTGGCGGTAAGTTCTTCGCCGTCATCCACCGCGCGCACTTCTATTTGATGGCTGCCCACCGCAGGTGCGGGAATGGTCAGATCCACCGCGCCGCTCGCGCTTGAAGTCAGTGCACCATCGAAATACAGGTTCACACCATCTGCGTACTGCAGGGTGTATTGCACGGTGATGTCTTCGCCCTCATCGAAGGTGCTGCCACTGGCCGGAGAGGTGATACTTACGGCAGGAATAGGTGGCGACTCCACATCGATGGTCACCGTGGCTGCGGGGGAAACGGCACCGCTGTTATCGGTAACGGTGTAGGTGAAGCTGTCACTGCCGAAGAAGCCGGCATCGGGGGTGTACAGGCGCGAGGCGCCGCTGCCGCTCAGGCTGCCATTGGCGGGATCGCTTTCCACATTGTAGGCAGTGATACTGCCATCGCTGTCTGCACCGCTGAGGGTTACCATCACCTGGGATTCGAAGCCGGTCTGTACGCTCACATCATTCGCCGTTGGCACACAGTTGATACCGGAATCGCCACCGCAGCCCTCGCCGGGCTCCTGTCCCCAGATCAGTTCGCCGTCGTCATACAGTGCGATCAGTGGTGCCTCCAGGCGCTCACTGCCGTAGTCATCCCATGACGGATCGTTGCTCGGGTCCCACGGCAGGCCTTCCGGCACCGCGACGCGGAACTGGGCCTCCTTCTTGGTTTGCGACTGGCCGCCGGGATAAATATCCACACCGGCGAAGGACACTTCCACGTAGTAAATATTGTCCGCCGGGTCGCCCCACGGATGCGGGCCGGTGAAACCGCTGGCCTGGCTGTAGGCGCTGGAGAGTTGCAGGTCGCTGGCTGAATAACCCGCGTCCACCAGTTCGGAAATATCAATCCAGTAGCGCAGGCTCAGGTTGTCGGTGAGCCGCGCCGGCCAGGCGCTGCGGTTGTGCGGCCGCGCGCTGATTTCCGTGTGGCGCGGACCAGTGGAATTCAATTTGGCATCGACGAAAAATTCCGTATCGCGGGTTTCCGCAACCGGGAAGTTTGTATCCGCAATCGGGTTGCCGCCGAAATCCAGCCACAGCCGCGCCAGTGCGCCGGTAAAGCCCGCGTTGTAATCCGTCGCTACCTCGTTCAGTACATAATCACCGCGGTCGTTCTGGAAATTGTC
This is a stretch of genomic DNA from Microbulbifer bruguierae. It encodes these proteins:
- a CDS encoding glycoside hydrolase family 88/105 protein, producing MNVNVFIVALALVLAAGRVFATPVPEDLSWAERVALSDMQRNPEPWQIDFRETPKWNYTHGLMMTAYQRLYESTGDQRYVDYLRKYADTLIDADGNIATYKLENYNIDHLTPGRMLLFLQQFSPKPRYQKALDTLVSQLEGQPRTREGGFWHKQRYPHQMWLDGLYMGAPFYAQYLSSTDADAAAFDDVQSQFDLVMQHHIDPDTGLPYHAWDESRQQQWANPQTGVSPNFWSRSIGWYVMALVDAIEYFPEDHNGRQVLSGYLQQVLDAALKFRDEKTKLWYQVTDQGRREGNYLEATGSVMFVYAMAKGANRGYLPPRYRVLAEESYNGLMGNLIRIDGDDREIHLTSNCAVAGLGGTPYRDGSYEYYISEPVRDNDPKGIGPFILASLELNK
- a CDS encoding glycoside hydrolase family 43 protein; protein product: MKKLRSTPLTWCASLLAMTVGMVGCDQPAVENSQPVSIDTLAKTAALWQADLGNGRYQNPILYADYSDPDVVAVGDDFYMTASSFNASPGLPLLHSTDMVNWELIDYVVDKNVPAETFAKPQHGNGIWAPNIRYHDDKLWIFFPDPDHGIYMTNTVDPKQGWSEPKLILPGKGIIDPTPLWDDDGQAYLLHGWAKSRSGKNNILTLHKMNAEGTEVEAEGEVVINGHELEGYRTLEGPKFYKRGEYYYVFAPAGGVPVGWQSVFRAKNIYGPYEDRIVMEQGDSITNGPHQGAWVHTPAGEDWFVHFQARGPYGRIVHLQPMQWKDGWPVIGVDKDGDGVGNPVTSYRKPEVSKPSPVKALPFEDDFSADELALQWQWNANYDNSWYSLSQREGYLRLFAQQNVDPDTDNLWMQPSLLLQKLPAPEFILQTTLEIPETLGEAEGGLLMFGEDYAWIGFRNLPGTGEVEIGEVSCRDARKGCSEHFEPHTRVKAGALTLRMTVGQGGQTVFSYQKENGRFRGLGELFQSRPGRWVGAKVGLFVRTDDAARVSAENYIDVKDFRFIQPAG
- a CDS encoding thioredoxin family protein, translating into MNGNQIRGNRYRKNLRNTACAFLMALPTLVMAAATPGDKAPDFSEVDAAGKTHSLADYAGEWLVVEWFNKDCPYVKKHYGSGNMQALQKKYTDADINWLTVISSAKGKQGYLEPAEALEVAKSHNLNASAPFLLDADGSMGRAYGAKTTPHMFIINPQGQVVYAGAIDDNDSANPAVIPDSNNYVAAALDASLAGKAVDTASSRAYGCSVKY
- a CDS encoding glycoside hydrolase family 9 protein, which translates into the protein MKRLIRVSKPLSVAIAAVSMAATSLFSAGALAANYGEALQKSIYFYEAQQSGPIPGWNRNEWRGDSGMADGADSNVDLTGGWYDAGDHVKFGFPMAASATMLAWGVVENREAYAQTGQLEHIQNNLRFVADYFVKAHTAPNELWGQVGNGGTDHAWWGSAEVMQMARPSYKVDASCPGSDIAGETAAALAAIAMVFESTDASYAANLLQHAEQLYSFADNYRGKYSDCITDAGSYYNSWSGYSDELVWGAAWLYRATGNQVYLDKANSYYANLSTEQQSTIKSYKWTHAWDDKSYGSYVLMAQLTDNAEYRADAERWLDFWTTGYNGNRVTYTPGGLAHLDQWGAARYSSNTSFIALVYADYLNQVDPGNSRAQTYYDFAVGQMEYLLGDNPMNMSYQIGYGSVYPTSPHHRTAHGSWNDSLADPVDSRHTLVGALVGGPDTSDNFQNDRGDYVLNEVATDYNAGFTGALARLWLDFGGNPIADTNFPVAETRDTEFFVDAKLNSTGPRHTEISARPHNRSAWPARLTDNLSLRYWIDISELVDAGYSASDLQLSSAYSQASGFTGPHPWGDPADNIYYVEVSFAGVDIYPGGQSQTKKEAQFRVAVPEGLPWDPSNDPSWDDYGSERLEAPLIALYDDGELIWGQEPGEGCGGDSGINCVPTANDVSVQTGFESQVMVTLSGADSDGSITAYNVESDPANGSLSGSGASRLYTPDAGFFGSDSFTYTVTDNSGAVSPAATVTIDVESPPIPAVSITSPASGSTFDEGEDITVQYTLQYADGVNLYFDGALTSSASGAVDLTIPAPAVGSHQIEVRAVDDGEELTASDSISISVEAVSTGGGEGGGVSCEAISADTWNTGFVLNNITVTNDGSEAIQSWEIELTFADPITLVNGWSGVFSLSSDGRVVTISNAPWNGGLQPGGSTVLGFQGGHNGNFALPTCSGN
- a CDS encoding rhamnogalacturonan lyase family protein; the encoded protein is MNQETEFLRVRFWAALAACGWLLPLQAQSQETISCDVDYPISDWNGAYQVNVGITNTGSSPIAGWALEWDVGAGETHSGGWNATITQSGTHISAANTANHWNGTIAPGATHQFGIQLSDAAPPAQVPGTFTLNGTPCNGGNSSSSSSSSSSSGGSSSSSSSSSSGASSSSGSSSSGGNAITLQENAAGFCGVDGSVDSNNAGFTGDGFANTDNLNGTRIRWSVNAASSSDYLLDWRFANGGSAARPAGVRVNGADLASVDFPTTGGWTSWSQASAVASLQAGENTVELVASSDSGLANIDALTVTGDAPNAGTCVSSGSGTYRMESLTRGVTVVPTGSGNLVSWRILGNDDPSVAFNLYRDGQKINSATITGASNYLDSGASASAQYSVRPITNGSEGAPAPAEVVFNGSGYFDVPLQRPAAGSDYTYSANDASAADLTGDGQYELIVKWDPSNSRDNSQSGITGNVYIDAYRLNGERLWRIDLGRNIRAGAHYTQFQAYDYNGDGRAEVAMKTADGTVDGNGNVIGSASADYRNSSGYILSGPEFLTIFDGLTGAAIDTVDYQPARGSVSSWGDSYGNRVDRFLAGTAWLDGSTPSLIFSRGYYTRTVIWAVDFDGQNLSTRWIFDSNQAGNEYEGQGAHSLSIADLDGDGRQDIVFGAMAIGSNGQPLWNTRMYHGDALHVSDFVPSRLGQEVFMPAEHSDQPSSRLIDGSTGSVIFQTPANGDNGRAVAGNVWAGNPGGEYWSSRVSGLLNASGTSVASKPGSTNFLIWWDGDGERELLDGTHIDKYEPSARLLTGANVVSNNSTKATPSLSADLFGDWREEVIWATSDSSALRIYATPYVTELRIPTLMHDPQYRAAIAWQNSAYNQPPHPSFYIGSEVTSYPWPDIYTP